Sequence from the Herbaspirillum sp. meg3 genome:
ATCCGTCTTCTCTCATTGCTTTTCCTGCAACAGAATCAGAACAAGCGTAAACGGTAGATTTTAACGTATTGCATGTTCCCTAAAGATAAATTCGCGCGCGCCGCCTCCCTGTACCGCACCGCCCATCTCTACTGCCACGAGAAATTTCACGGCTCTTCCCGTAAAACCAAGGTTCTTTCCGCCGGGGCTTTATTCCTTGGCGCGTTCACCATCGGCGCCGCCGGTTTTGCACCGGCCGAGCCGGACACCTCCGACGCGCCGGTTCACGCCATCACCAAAGACCTGGCCCTGCCTGATCTGAAACAACAGATTGCGCAGCTGGAGGAGCGTGAGGCGTTTTATGTCAATGAAGAAAAAGTCCGTACCGGTGACACATTGGCAACATTGCTGACCCGTCTCGGCGTCGATGACGAGGAAGCTGCCAGCTTCATCAAGTCCGATACGCTGGCCCGCGCCGTCATGCAGTTGCGCGCCGGCAAGCGCGTCATGGCGCGCACCTCCGAAGACGGCGAGTTGCAACAGCTCACCGCCACCATGAGCGACGGCCGCGACGGCCCGATCAGCAATCTGGTGATCGAGCGCGACGGCGAAAAGTTCAAAGCCAGCACCGTGCCGGCCGTATTGGAGCGCCGCATCGAAATGCGTTCGGGCCAGATCCGCTCGTCGCTGTTTGCCGCCACCGACAATGCCCAGATCCCCGACAGCATCGCGACGCAAATCGTCGACATGTTCGCCACCAACATCAACTTCGCGTCGGACCTGCGCCGCGGCGACCGCTTCAACGTGGTCTATGAAACCTTCTACAACAACGGTGAGCCGGTACGCACCGGCCGCGTGCTTGCAGGTGAGTTCACCAACGCCGGCAACACCTATCAGGCCGTCTGGTTCGATGAGCCGGGCAGCAAAATCGGCGGCGGCTACTACTCCTTCGATGGCAAGTCGCTGAAGAAAGCCTTCCTCAAGTCGCCATTGGCCTTTACCCGTATTTCTTCAGGCTTTTCGATGCGCGTGCATCCTATCCTCGGTATCTGGAAACAGCACACCGGCGTCGACTTCGCGGCACCGACCGGCACTCCGATCCATGCATCGGGCGACGGCGTGGTCGATTTCGTCGGCAAGCAAAACGGCTACGGCAATATCGTCGTGATCAAGCATTGGAGTGGTTATTCCACCGCCTACGGTCACATGAGCCGCTTTGTCTCGGGCTTGCGCAAGGGCGACAAGATCAGCCAGGGCGAAGTGATCGGCTACGTCGGCATGACAGGCTGGGCAACCGGTCCGCATCTGCACTACGAATTCCGCGTCAACAACGTGCCCCGCAATCCTCTGTCGGTAGAGGTACCTAACGCACAACCGCTGGGCGGCAATCAACTGGCGCGCTTCCGTACGGTGTCGACCGACATGAACCGTCGCCTGTCGCTGCTGCGCCCCGCCGACGGCAATGGTGTCACGCTGGCTTCGCGCTAAGCCCACCGAATCGGCCAACGCATCGGCGCTCTCTGAGCGCATAAAACCGGTGATGGAATCGCTGTAAAATGCAGCGATCTCATCACCGGTTTTTTTATGTCCGCCGATCTCGATCCTCCACGCTCCGCCTCCTCCTCTCTCTACATCGGCCTGATGTCAGGGACCAGCCTCGACGGTGTCGACGGCGTGCTCGCTTCGCTGCCGGCCGATACAGACGGCCAGCCGCTGGCGACGCTGGCGACTGCTTATGTACCCTTCCCTGACGATTTGCGCGCGGCCCTGATGGCCTTGCAAACCAACGGTGAAAACGAACTCCAGCGCGAGGCGATGGCAGCCAATCAACTGGCCGCCTATTACGCGCAATGCGTCGCCGAGCTGCTGGAAAAAAGCGCCATTCCGGCAGCCTATATCCGCGCCGTCGGCGTACATGGCCAGACGATCCGTCATCGTCCTGAACTGGGCTACACACGCCAGACCAACAATCCCTCCCTGCTGGCTGAATTGTGCGGCATCGACGTGATAGCAGATTTCCGTAGCCGCGACGTTGCTGCGGGTGGCCAGGGCGCACCGCTCGTACCAGCCTTTCATCAGGCGGTCTTTGGCAGTGAGGAACAGGCACGCGTGGTGATCAACATCGGCGGCATCAGCAATATCAGCATCCTGCCTGCCGGCAAATTACAGGCGACATCAGGCTTCGACACCGGCCCGGGCAATGTGCTGATGGATGCCTGGATCGCGCGTCATCACGGTCAAAGCTACGACACCGACGGTGCCTGGGGGGCATCGGGCAAACCCGATGCAGCGCTGTTGGCCGCCTTGCGCAGCGACGCCTATTTCGCGTTGCCGCCACCCAAGAGCACCGGGCGCGATCTGTTTCATCTGGAATGGCTGGATGCCCAACTGGCGGCTCACCCGCATCTGACGTCCGCCGACGTGCAGGCAACGCTGGCCGCTTTCACTGCGACCACCATCGCCGAGGCGATTATCCGGTACGCACCGCAAACCGGCGCTGTGTATGTATGCGGCGGCGGCGCCTACAACGCCTATCTATTGAAATTGCTGGAAGAGAATTTATCCGCCGGTGCAGGACGCGCCATCCCGGTGCTGTCCACCGAAGCGCTGGGCATCGCACCCAATCACGTTGAAGCACTGGCCTTCGCTTGGCTGGCACAGCGCTTCTGCCTGCGCATGCCGGGCAACCTGCCGGCAGTCACCGGCGCGCGTGGCCTGCGCGTACTCGGAGGACTTTATCCGGCACAGTAATGACCGTTGTTAATATCGGTACACACGGCCGCCATCGAGGCGAACCCGGTCACCGACCCGCAGGTTGTCCGTGCTGTCCTGGGCAAAGCTCTGTACCGAACCATCGTTCATGCGCACCCGAATATTGTAGACCTCGCGTCCGCTATGATTTTTCTGCACCTGGTTGCCGACCACACCGCCGCCTACGGCGCCGGCGACAGTTGCCGCAGTACGACCAGAACCGCTGCCAATCTGATTGCCCAGCAAGCCGCCCACCACACCGCCAACGATAGCGCCGCCGACACCGCTGCTTTGCTGATGGCTGACTTCAATCTCTTCAATCACACCCGTATTGGAATTGGAATAGGAAGGCGGCGCATTGGGGCCGCCGGGAGGTGACTGGTAATCCGGTCCGCCGGCGCAACCGTTGAGCAAAGCAATCATGCTCAAGCCGACGACGAGCAGGGAAATGTAATGGTGTTTCATAGCTATGTCCTTTGTGCCTCTCACCCGTCATGGGGCGATGAAGCCATTGTTTACCGCCATGGACAACTG
This genomic interval carries:
- a CDS encoding M23 family metallopeptidase, which gives rise to MFPKDKFARAASLYRTAHLYCHEKFHGSSRKTKVLSAGALFLGAFTIGAAGFAPAEPDTSDAPVHAITKDLALPDLKQQIAQLEEREAFYVNEEKVRTGDTLATLLTRLGVDDEEAASFIKSDTLARAVMQLRAGKRVMARTSEDGELQQLTATMSDGRDGPISNLVIERDGEKFKASTVPAVLERRIEMRSGQIRSSLFAATDNAQIPDSIATQIVDMFATNINFASDLRRGDRFNVVYETFYNNGEPVRTGRVLAGEFTNAGNTYQAVWFDEPGSKIGGGYYSFDGKSLKKAFLKSPLAFTRISSGFSMRVHPILGIWKQHTGVDFAAPTGTPIHASGDGVVDFVGKQNGYGNIVVIKHWSGYSTAYGHMSRFVSGLRKGDKISQGEVIGYVGMTGWATGPHLHYEFRVNNVPRNPLSVEVPNAQPLGGNQLARFRTVSTDMNRRLSLLRPADGNGVTLASR
- a CDS encoding anhydro-N-acetylmuramic acid kinase, which gives rise to MSADLDPPRSASSSLYIGLMSGTSLDGVDGVLASLPADTDGQPLATLATAYVPFPDDLRAALMALQTNGENELQREAMAANQLAAYYAQCVAELLEKSAIPAAYIRAVGVHGQTIRHRPELGYTRQTNNPSLLAELCGIDVIADFRSRDVAAGGQGAPLVPAFHQAVFGSEEQARVVINIGGISNISILPAGKLQATSGFDTGPGNVLMDAWIARHHGQSYDTDGAWGASGKPDAALLAALRSDAYFALPPPKSTGRDLFHLEWLDAQLAAHPHLTSADVQATLAAFTATTIAEAIIRYAPQTGAVYVCGGGAYNAYLLKLLEENLSAGAGRAIPVLSTEALGIAPNHVEALAFAWLAQRFCLRMPGNLPAVTGARGLRVLGGLYPAQ
- a CDS encoding glycine zipper 2TM domain-containing protein is translated as MKHHYISLLVVGLSMIALLNGCAGGPDYQSPPGGPNAPPSYSNSNTGVIEEIEVSHQQSSGVGGAIVGGVVGGLLGNQIGSGSGRTAATVAGAVGGGVVGNQVQKNHSGREVYNIRVRMNDGSVQSFAQDSTDNLRVGDRVRLDGGRVYRY